In Oncorhynchus kisutch isolate 150728-3 linkage group LG7, Okis_V2, whole genome shotgun sequence, one DNA window encodes the following:
- the LOC109893754 gene encoding prospero homeobox protein 1-like, translating into MNLSLPDQNMHNPSDGGLEDNKAGLMIPCFRRNMYDEPLISYSNGSIISHLLRKTIHNKKALDESHFYLPTSTVSSSTMADSSQEDQSSVSSKDSAAESASPGRHLSTRVSPEEDRPLSDHLQAKRARVENIIRSMAGSPNSRLHGDSERAESDTREAREAYRENKRKQMLPQNQEHSLNAAAPANRGSSSSSSSKDEECHKLKVQLQSMQRILRQLQDKFLQVYNQDDAVHEDRDDTGTASPPENDDTTPSKESGFMFHINMDEELERKHDSGKGGCKDRVKTDRSYLTHQRGGKNLQETLKHELSKAMSESVDRVFKKLSSTGLNQSSHQRMCHTLEHVIMGAERKIQVPCNQEQSHTEEPVKPQALEHYERSEACSPKDQTEALSLVVRKPPLSQLSSVTPTVKRPYPLHQSPFQFNYSTPLHDSQMLEHLLKYGPHTNFGLPCMPPSMDRTSPNSVDLPWSMRSKVTSSHLAHHHHPSGLGPVTVDSLCLPHVKMECGDLQSIAERNSYMSLNISFYWPEKSLSQLTSIIAVIVDFLQGLTPNHLKKAKLMFFYTRYPSSNVLKTFFPDVKFNRCITSQLIKWFSNFREFYYIQMEKFARQAIVDGVRDVKDMSISRDSELFRALNMHYNKANDFQVPERFLEVSEITLQEFFNAISTAKDSDPSWKKAIYKVICKLDNDVPDEFKSSTCL; encoded by the exons ATGAACCTGAGCCTCCCTGACCAGAACATGCACAACCCCAGTGACGGTGGTCTGGAGGATAACAAGGCTGGGCTCATGATCCCCTGCTTCCGTAGAAACATGTATGATGAGCCTCTAATTTCATACTCCAACGGATCCATCATCTCTCACCTCCTGCGCAAAACCATACACAACAAGAAGGCTCTGGACGAAAGCCATTTCTACCTACCCACATCGACTGTGTCCAGCTCCACAATGGCTGACTCCAGTCAGGAAGACCAGAGCAGTGTCTCATCCAAGGACAGTGCGGCAGAGTCTGCATCCCCAGGCAGGCACCTCTCGACCAGGGTCAGCCCTGAGGAGGACAGGCCCCTGAGTGATCACCTCCAGGCCAAGCGTGCCCGTGTGGAGAACATAATCCGCAGCATGGCGGGGTCTCCCAACAGCAGGCTCCATGGGGACAGTGAAAGGGCTGAGTCAGACACCAGGGAGGCTAGAGAGGCCTACAGGGAGAACAAACGTAAACAGATGCTCCCCCAGAATCAGGAGCACAGTCTCAATGCGGCAGCTCCAGCTAACAgaggcagcagtagcagcagcagcagtaaggATGAAGAGTGCCACAAACTGAAGGTGCAGCTCCAGAGCATGCAGAGAATCCTGAGACAGCTCCAGGATAAGTTCTTACAGGTTtataaccaggacgacgctgtgCACGAAGACAGAGATGACACAGGCACAGCCAGCCCTCCTGAAAATGATGACACCACACCAAGCAAAGAGTCTGGGTTCATGTTCCATATAAACATGGATGAGGAGTTAGAGAGGAAGCATGACAGTGGTAAAGGGGGCTGTAAGGACAGAGTGAAGACAGACAGAAGTTATCTGACACATCAAAGGGGAGGCAAGAACCTACAGGAGACTCTGAAGCATGAGCTCTCCAAAGCGATGAGTGAGAGTGTAGATAGGGTGTTCAAGAAACTCTCCTCCACGGGGCTCAACCAGTCATCTCATCAGCGCATGTGTCACACCCTAGAGCACGTCATTATGGGAGCTGAGAGGAAGATCCAGGTACCCTGTAACCAGGAGCAATCACACACTGAGGAGCCAGTCAAACCCCAGGCTCTAGAGCACTATGAGAGAAGTGAGGCTTGCAGTCCTAAGGATCAGACCGAAGCTCTGTCTCTAGTGGTCCGTAAGCCACCCCTGAGCCAGCTTAGCTCAGTTACCCCGACGGTGAAGAGGCCCTATCCCTTACACCAGTCTCCATTCCAGTTCAACTACAGCACACCTCTCCATGACAGTCAAATGCTGGAACACCTCCTCAAATACGGGCCCCACACTAACTTCGGTCTCCCATGCATGCCCCCATCCATGGACAGAACCTCACCAAACTCGGTGGACCTACCCTGGTCCATGAGGTCCAAAGTGACATCCAGCCACCTGGCCCACCACCATCACCCATCAGGCCTGGGTCCAGTGACCGTGGACAGTCTGTGTCTCCCTCATGTCAAGATGGAGTGTGGGGACCTGCAGAGCATAGCAGAGAGAAACTCCTACATGTCTCTCAATATATCCTTTTACTGGCCTGAAAAATCTCTGTCCCAGTTAACGTCTATAATTGC GGTCATTGTTGACTTCCTG caaGGCCTAACCCCCAACCATCTGAAGAAAGCTAAGCTGATGTTCTTCTACACCCGTTACCCCAGCTCCAATGTGCTGAAAACCTTCTTTCCAGATGTCAAG TTCAATCGCTGCATCACCTCTCAGCTCATCAAGTGGTTCAGTAACTTCCGGGAGTTTTACTACATCCAGATGGAGAAGTTTGCCCGCCAGGCCATAGTGGACGGGGTCAGGGATGTGAAAGACATGTCCATCAGCAGAGACTCTGAGCTGTTCAGAGCCCTCAACATGCACTATAACAAAGCCAATGACTTCCAG GTTCCTGAGAGATTCCTTGAGGTTTCTGAAATTACTCTTCAGGAGTTTTTCAACGCCATTTCAACTGCTAAAGATTCTGACCCCTCTTGGAAGAAGGCAATCTACAAGGTCATCTGTAAACTGGACAATGATGTCCCAGATGAGTTCAAATCATCCACCTGCCTATAG